TTACATTGGTGGGAGCAACAACTCGTGTCGGCATGCTGACGGCACCGCTCAGAGACCGATTTGGTGTGATTCACCGATTGGAGTTTTATACAGTTGAAGAACTTAAGAGAATTATTGCCCGGTCAGCAAAGGTTCTTGATGTAGGGATAGATGATGCCGGAGCTACTGCACTTGCGAGACGTTCCAGGGGGACGCCGAGACTTGCAAATCGTCTTTTGAAACGTGTGAGAGATTTTGCTCAGGTGAAGTATGATGGATATATTACAGAAGATGTGGCGAATTATGCACTGGATCTTCTTGACGTAGATAAGTGTGGACTAGATCAGACAGACCGGAATCTTTTAATGACGATCATAGAAAGATTTGATGGCGGTCCTGTTGGACTGGATACTCTGGCGGCTTCTTTGAGTGAGGATTCAGGAACAATAGAGGATGTGTACGAGCCATATTTATTGAAGAATGGATTTATTCAGAGAACACCGAGAGGGCGGATCGTGACAGATCTTGCGTATGCACATTTAGGGATTTTGAAGCAAAATCATGAAAAATAGTTGGTTTTTATGACAGTTTAGTTTATAATAAATTATATTCATAAGAAATAGCAGAGTTTGTGGGAGGCTTTTATGGCATCATCAAAGAATTTTACAGAAGTTTTAATTGGAGGAAAAGTATTCACTTTAAGTGGATTTGAAAGTGAAGAATATCTGCAGAAGGTATCTACATATTTGAATCATAAGATTGACGAATGCAGCAGTAGTGAGGGATATCGTAAGCAGAGTGCAGAGACAAGAAGTGTTCTGCTGGCACTTAATATTGCGGATGATTATTTTAAAGCACGAAAACAGGGCGGTACACTGGAAAGTGATATTGAAGCAAAAGATAAAGAGATGTATGATCTGAAGCATGAACTGATATCTGTACAGATCAAATTAGAGAATGCGGATAAAGCATTGGACAAGTTAAAGGAAGAGAACAAGGAACTTCAGATGAAGATTGTTCAACTGGAGACAGAGATTAAGAATAATAAAGAGAATTAGAATATGAGAGGGGCTGTCGGATTGACGGCCCTTTTTAAAGATAAAGATACCGGAATGACAGAAAAATCATAGAAAATGACAGAGAATTAAAAACTCCTGAATCCTGGTATTCTTGAATAATAATTAATTTAAGGACGAAATCAGAATGAAAAGAGAAATTGAGATACTTGCGCCGGCGGGTTCATGGGAATGCCTGGAAGCAGCGGTCTGTGCCGGAGCAGATGCGATATATATAGGGGGGAGCCGTTTCGGGGCAAGG
The sequence above is drawn from the Dorea formicigenerans genome and encodes:
- the ruvB gene encoding Holliday junction branch migration DNA helicase RuvB is translated as MSRRIITTENLEEDVKIESHLRPQLLDDYIGQEKAKEILKVYITAAKERGETLDHVLFYGPPGLGKTTLAGIIANEMHVNIKITSGPAIEKPGEMAAILNNLQEGDVLFVDEIHRLNRQVEEVLYPAMEDYAIDIMIGKGASARSIRLDLPKFTLVGATTRVGMLTAPLRDRFGVIHRLEFYTVEELKRIIARSAKVLDVGIDDAGATALARRSRGTPRLANRLLKRVRDFAQVKYDGYITEDVANYALDLLDVDKCGLDQTDRNLLMTIIERFDGGPVGLDTLAASLSEDSGTIEDVYEPYLLKNGFIQRTPRGRIVTDLAYAHLGILKQNHEK
- the zapA gene encoding cell division protein ZapA, giving the protein MASSKNFTEVLIGGKVFTLSGFESEEYLQKVSTYLNHKIDECSSSEGYRKQSAETRSVLLALNIADDYFKARKQGGTLESDIEAKDKEMYDLKHELISVQIKLENADKALDKLKEENKELQMKIVQLETEIKNNKEN